The following are encoded together in the Paludisphaera mucosa genome:
- a CDS encoding type II secretion system protein, whose protein sequence is MRPARRSSPRLLLRGFTLLEVVIVLTIMIVMLAFAIQGLSLFRAIEQSKLDVAASNLRAIWGAQRFYYLEYGRYGTLDQLAPDPDDPSAADSEHHADLIDPTIAAVPSKTFYTYEIELAADGLAQSFRATATHPATSSMRCVGSIAIDEGGAFDPRLFVTYDGTPMSPSQERDP, encoded by the coding sequence ATGAGACCCGCCCGACGGTCGTCTCCCCGATTACTCCTCCGCGGCTTCACGTTGCTGGAGGTCGTGATCGTACTGACCATCATGATCGTGATGCTCGCATTCGCGATCCAAGGCCTGTCGCTCTTCCGCGCCATCGAGCAGTCGAAACTCGATGTGGCCGCCAGCAACCTGCGGGCGATCTGGGGCGCCCAGAGGTTCTACTACCTGGAATACGGCAGGTACGGCACGCTCGACCAATTGGCCCCCGATCCCGACGACCCCTCCGCCGCCGACTCCGAGCACCACGCCGACCTGATCGATCCGACGATCGCCGCGGTCCCTTCAAAGACCTTTTACACATATGAGATCGAGCTGGCGGCAGACGGCCTCGCCCAGTCCTTCCGCGCCACGGCCACGCATCCAGCCACCTCCTCGATGCGCTGCGTCGGATCCATCGCGATCGATGAAGGAGGGGCCTTCGACCCCCGGCTGTTCGTGACCTACGATGGTACTCCGATGTCCCCTTCTCAGGAGCGCGACCCGTGA
- a CDS encoding type II secretion system F family protein: protein MGFVDFVLAHARVSSKSHARITLDDKMSFFQQISTLVSSGTPLLQSLHQGAEQSQSNKLRVALEEIAWRVSSGSSFHEAAAEHPRIFEPYWVEVIRTGELTGQMGPVLIELNKQIRESRETRRKVTGALMYPIVLVIVAILAVTIMLWLVVPTFAGMFKDMGAKLPAITQLVVDASAAVVSYGPYALVAIIAAVVGLKNYMGTESGRRNFSGVGLITPLIGPLLVQMAMYRFASNIALLLKAGVPLLETMGVLIGVFQNNPIYRDALTRARGRVAAGRPLAVSLEETGLFTTMLTNMVHTGEESGQLAAVMEQLAPYYKEKMEGLITKVTKMLEPLIIMGMGSTIAGLMLAIYMPMFEMAGKVN, encoded by the coding sequence TTGGGTTTCGTCGATTTCGTCCTGGCCCACGCGCGGGTCTCGTCCAAGTCCCACGCCAGGATCACGCTGGACGACAAGATGTCGTTCTTCCAGCAGATCTCCACGCTGGTCTCTTCGGGGACGCCGCTGCTCCAGTCGCTTCACCAGGGGGCCGAGCAGAGCCAGAGCAATAAGTTGCGAGTGGCCCTGGAGGAAATCGCCTGGCGGGTCTCCTCCGGCAGTTCGTTCCACGAAGCCGCGGCGGAGCATCCCAGGATCTTCGAGCCCTACTGGGTCGAGGTCATCCGCACCGGCGAACTGACCGGCCAGATGGGGCCGGTCCTGATCGAGCTGAACAAGCAGATCCGCGAGTCGCGCGAGACCCGACGCAAGGTGACCGGGGCGCTCATGTACCCGATCGTCCTGGTCATCGTGGCGATCCTGGCCGTGACGATCATGCTCTGGCTGGTGGTCCCGACATTCGCCGGGATGTTCAAGGACATGGGGGCGAAGCTGCCGGCGATCACCCAGCTCGTCGTGGACGCCTCGGCGGCCGTGGTTTCCTACGGGCCGTACGCACTCGTCGCGATCATCGCAGCGGTGGTCGGCCTCAAAAACTACATGGGGACCGAGTCCGGCCGGCGGAACTTCAGCGGCGTCGGCCTGATTACGCCGCTGATCGGTCCGCTGCTGGTCCAGATGGCGATGTACCGCTTCGCGTCCAACATCGCGCTGCTATTGAAGGCGGGCGTTCCGCTGCTGGAGACCATGGGGGTCTTGATCGGGGTCTTCCAGAACAACCCGATCTACCGCGACGCCCTGACTCGCGCCCGCGGCCGTGTCGCGGCGGGCAGGCCCCTCGCCGTGTCTCTGGAAGAGACCGGGCTGTTCACCACGATGCTGACGAACATGGTCCACACCGGGGAGGAGTCCGGCCAGCTCGCCGCCGTGATGGAGCAGCTCGCGCCCTATTACAAAGAGAAGATGGAGGGGCTCATCACCAAGGTCACCAAGATGCTCGAGCCGCTCATCATCATGGGGATGGGCTCGACCATCGCCGGGCTGATGCTCGCGATCTACATGCCCATGTTCGAGATGGCCGGCAAGGTTAATTGA